The following are encoded in a window of Sphingobium sp. Z007 genomic DNA:
- a CDS encoding type II restriction endonuclease produces MADFELLARELIQRWKEDPNATYQSWFLWDERIKNFRSIRRGLAQVVAEIEAGRFGVAYRGSSLETVVHSVAEQRQIFKGADHAFLWKPKLRIPDIYENPANQRAFGRLLDHCACCDTAEEIIAGIHTIDRLNIKGLGPAVANLLYFLHPTLVPPFNTAIVNGYNKLTGGKVKLGSWHHFLAMRSGVLDLNERFRDLLSNDLGAIGGLLFDIGSGRYPVPPRDEEDQTVGSWTARLEQARAEAETLNKAMQKQGESDRTHSEIQAWLRDIGLALGYDIWIASNDRGRLHDGVRLGEGCLESLPASISTSTGADAIRLIDVLWLEQGGDRVAAAFEVEHSTSIYSGIVRMLDLALSGSDLHATAGLFLVAPDARESEVRAQIARPAFSRIADLEIAYLPYDELERHKESISRFGSGLKAIKAISRALP; encoded by the coding sequence TTGGCGGACTTTGAATTGCTGGCGCGGGAACTGATCCAACGATGGAAGGAAGACCCGAACGCGACCTATCAAAGCTGGTTTCTATGGGACGAGCGGATCAAGAATTTTCGCTCGATCAGGCGTGGTTTGGCTCAGGTGGTGGCCGAGATCGAAGCCGGTCGGTTTGGCGTGGCCTATCGCGGCTCTTCGCTGGAAACAGTCGTTCATTCGGTCGCCGAGCAAAGACAGATTTTCAAAGGTGCGGATCATGCGTTTCTCTGGAAGCCCAAATTGCGCATCCCCGACATCTATGAAAACCCGGCGAACCAACGCGCGTTCGGCCGATTGCTCGATCATTGCGCTTGCTGCGACACTGCGGAAGAAATCATTGCAGGCATTCACACGATCGATCGGCTGAACATCAAGGGGCTTGGGCCAGCGGTCGCCAATCTCCTTTATTTCCTGCATCCAACGCTCGTTCCGCCGTTCAACACGGCGATCGTCAACGGCTATAACAAGCTGACCGGCGGCAAGGTGAAGCTCGGAAGCTGGCACCATTTTCTTGCGATGCGCTCGGGCGTGCTCGACCTGAACGAGCGGTTTCGCGACCTGCTATCGAACGATCTCGGCGCCATTGGCGGCCTCCTGTTCGATATCGGCTCAGGCCGCTACCCGGTGCCGCCGCGCGACGAGGAAGACCAGACCGTGGGATCGTGGACCGCGCGGCTTGAGCAAGCCCGTGCGGAAGCAGAGACGCTCAACAAAGCGATGCAGAAACAGGGGGAGAGTGATCGAACCCATTCGGAAATTCAGGCGTGGCTCCGCGATATCGGTCTGGCGCTGGGGTATGACATCTGGATCGCATCCAACGATCGGGGCCGACTGCATGACGGTGTGCGCCTGGGAGAGGGTTGCCTAGAAAGCTTGCCGGCTTCGATTTCGACATCGACCGGCGCGGACGCCATCCGCCTCATCGATGTTTTGTGGCTGGAGCAGGGCGGCGACCGTGTCGCGGCAGCCTTCGAAGTCGAACATTCGACCTCCATCTATTCGGGCATCGTCCGGATGCTCGATCTTGCCCTCAGCGGCAGCGATCTGCATGCCACCGCAGGATTGTTCCTTGTCGCTCCGGATGCTCGCGAAAGCGAAGTGCGAGCGCAAATCGCAAGGCCAGCATTCAGCCGGATCGCGGACCTGGAAATCGCCTATCTTCCTTATGACGAGCTCGAACGGCACAAGGAGTCGATTTCCCGCTTTGGCTCGGGCTTGAAAGCGATCAAGGCGATTTCGCGCGCCCTGCCGTAA
- a CDS encoding NAD(P)/FAD-dependent oxidoreductase produces MYDCVIIGGGPAGLTAATYLGRFLRSTLVIDGGDGRASSIPTTHNLLGFPDGISGGNLLVRMHQHAARYGAELVTGEVERIDRVEKGFVVETKAEIFGARTILLAQGVTNHRPRMAQETHDRAVAQGLIRYCPICDGYEVRGKRVAVLGCSDHGAAEALFVRHYSDTVTLLAQDGSQLSDAEEADLARGGLAVERAPIRDLSIDGENLLAHLTDGQLLPFDTLYIALGTSPRSELARMAGAELSPAGCIVVDEHQQTTVGGLFAAGDMVEGLDQIAVAAGQAAKAATAIHNLLSG; encoded by the coding sequence ATGTACGACTGCGTAATCATAGGCGGCGGTCCCGCAGGGCTGACAGCCGCAACCTATCTAGGCCGGTTTCTGCGTTCTACGCTGGTCATCGATGGTGGCGATGGCCGGGCGTCCTCCATCCCGACGACACATAACCTCCTCGGTTTTCCAGACGGTATCTCGGGCGGGAATCTGCTTGTTCGCATGCATCAACATGCCGCCCGCTACGGTGCCGAATTGGTCACCGGAGAGGTCGAGCGCATCGACCGGGTCGAGAAGGGTTTCGTCGTCGAAACGAAAGCGGAAATCTTCGGTGCGCGGACAATATTACTTGCCCAAGGCGTGACAAATCATCGACCGCGAATGGCGCAGGAAACGCATGATCGAGCTGTCGCCCAAGGGCTGATACGCTATTGCCCGATCTGCGACGGCTATGAGGTCCGCGGCAAGAGAGTGGCCGTGCTGGGCTGCTCCGACCATGGTGCGGCCGAGGCTCTGTTCGTTCGCCACTATAGCGACACCGTGACCTTACTGGCCCAAGACGGCTCGCAACTGTCGGACGCTGAAGAGGCAGATCTGGCTCGAGGCGGTCTTGCGGTCGAACGCGCACCTATCCGGGACTTGTCGATCGATGGTGAGAATTTGCTCGCCCATTTGACTGATGGCCAATTGCTCCCGTTCGACACCCTATATATTGCCCTTGGAACCTCTCCTCGCTCGGAACTGGCGCGAATGGCTGGCGCTGAACTGAGTCCGGCAGGTTGCATTGTCGTTGACGAGCATCAGCAAACGACGGTCGGCGGCCTATTTGCTGCCGGCGACATGGTTGAAGGGCTGGATCAAATTGCGGTTGCGGCAGGTCAGGCGGCCAAGGCCGCGACGGCCATCCACAATCTATTGTCCGGCTGA
- the dmeF gene encoding CDF family Co(II)/Ni(II) efflux transporter DmeF, with amino-acid sequence MATLPEIEAVAHDHVFLGAAHDDNARRTLWVVALTAGMMVVEIVAGYLTGSMALLADGFHMATHAGALGVAAAAYAYAKRHASNRAYSFGTGKVGDLAGFASAMVLGLIALGIGVESILRLFQPITVAFGEATIIAVVGLGVNIASAFLLSGGHHHGHDHHGHDHGHAHDKHGGDNNMRSAYIHVLADALTSVLAIAALLAGRYLGWVWMDPVMGIVGAVVIARWSWSLMRDTASVLLDATDHHVEEEVRELVETPGDARITDLHVWRVGPEAHAAIVSVVAGRGVTGDEIRARLAPVHELAHLTVECR; translated from the coding sequence ATGGCGACATTGCCCGAAATCGAAGCCGTTGCGCACGATCATGTATTCCTGGGTGCGGCGCACGACGACAACGCGCGCCGCACCTTGTGGGTCGTGGCGCTCACCGCCGGGATGATGGTGGTCGAAATTGTCGCCGGATACCTGACCGGCTCAATGGCGCTGCTCGCCGATGGCTTTCACATGGCGACGCACGCGGGCGCGCTCGGGGTTGCCGCGGCTGCCTATGCCTATGCCAAGCGCCATGCCTCCAACCGGGCCTACAGCTTCGGCACGGGCAAGGTCGGCGATCTGGCCGGGTTCGCGTCGGCGATGGTGTTGGGGCTGATAGCGCTCGGGATCGGCGTCGAGTCCATCCTTCGTCTGTTTCAGCCGATCACGGTAGCATTCGGGGAGGCGACGATCATCGCGGTGGTCGGCCTGGGAGTGAATATCGCCAGTGCCTTCCTGCTTTCGGGCGGGCACCATCACGGGCACGATCATCATGGGCACGACCACGGCCATGCTCACGACAAGCATGGCGGCGACAACAACATGCGCTCGGCTTATATTCACGTCCTCGCCGACGCGCTCACCTCTGTCCTCGCCATCGCCGCGCTGCTGGCGGGTCGTTATCTCGGGTGGGTCTGGATGGACCCAGTGATGGGGATTGTCGGCGCGGTCGTGATCGCGCGATGGTCATGGTCGCTGATGCGCGACACGGCCTCTGTGTTGCTCGATGCGACCGATCATCATGTCGAGGAGGAAGTGCGCGAGCTGGTCGAAACGCCCGGCGACGCGCGCATCACCGACCTTCATGTCTGGCGTGTCGGTCCCGAAGCGCACGCTGCGATCGTCAGCGTCGTGGCTGGGCGGGGCGTCACCGGCGACGAGATCCGCGCCCGGCTCGCGCCCGTCCACGAACTCGCGCACCTCACGGTCGAGTGTCGCTAG
- a CDS encoding chloride channel protein: MTGPRRIIVPQIITRRRARLLVRDCRGWLRASEASFIVLAIGIGGASGLLSVALGALARTLQHLLFALPPNMRLSGVAALGLPSLIVLPLGGLVFTAFGYATRARKRRLVDAVEANALHGGRMSLPDSLVISGQTVLSNGFGASVGLEAAYAQMGGAVASVLGGWLKLRRADQRTLVGAGTGAAIAAAFGAPLAGAFYAFEIVIGAYTPSAIAPVAAAALAGALVAQTFGQQPYLIDAASSVSVETHHYLIYAGLGAICALLGILLMRAVALVERGTRRTGMPEWARPALGGLLLIPIAIVSPQSLSAGHDALHADLAIGASLGFILIVLFAKSAASIVSLGFGFRGGLFFASLFLGTLIGHLFAEILTLMVGHPVVDPRNAALVGMAAFAVAVVGGPMTMAMLVLQATHDFSLTGAVIAASLVSSTIVRELFGYSFSTWRLHLRGETIKSARDVGWVKTLTAGRMMRKETKPTPASMSIAEFRRTFPLGSTSRVVLANAQDVYAGIVVVPAAYAEGLDPNASVATLASGHDVALTPDMDIAAVMTNFDEARTDELAVLSADRHVLGLVSETYVRRRYTEELEKAQRELFGER; the protein is encoded by the coding sequence ATGACCGGCCCTCGTCGCATCATCGTTCCGCAAATCATCACTCGCAGGCGCGCCCGCCTACTAGTGCGCGACTGTCGGGGGTGGCTGCGCGCCAGCGAAGCATCGTTCATCGTGCTGGCGATCGGCATTGGCGGGGCTTCAGGCCTGCTGAGCGTGGCGCTGGGCGCGCTCGCGCGCACTTTGCAGCACTTGTTATTCGCGCTACCCCCGAACATGCGATTAAGCGGCGTCGCGGCTCTCGGACTGCCGAGCCTAATCGTTCTGCCGCTAGGTGGTCTTGTCTTCACAGCGTTCGGATACGCGACCCGTGCCCGCAAGCGCCGCCTGGTGGACGCGGTCGAGGCTAATGCCCTGCACGGCGGGCGCATGTCGCTCCCGGATAGCCTTGTCATCTCAGGGCAAACGGTTCTCTCGAACGGCTTTGGAGCGTCGGTCGGCCTCGAAGCCGCCTATGCGCAAATGGGCGGGGCCGTAGCATCGGTGCTCGGCGGTTGGTTGAAGCTGCGTCGTGCCGATCAACGAACGCTGGTCGGGGCCGGGACGGGCGCGGCTATCGCCGCCGCGTTCGGCGCTCCTCTAGCCGGGGCGTTCTACGCATTCGAGATCGTTATCGGGGCTTACACGCCGTCGGCGATTGCACCCGTGGCCGCTGCAGCTCTGGCCGGTGCGCTAGTCGCGCAAACTTTCGGGCAGCAACCCTATCTGATCGACGCTGCCTCAAGCGTCTCAGTCGAGACGCACCATTACCTGATCTACGCAGGGCTGGGCGCTATCTGTGCGCTGCTTGGGATTTTACTGATGCGCGCCGTGGCGCTGGTCGAGCGTGGAACGCGACGAACGGGGATGCCGGAATGGGCGCGCCCCGCGCTAGGCGGCCTGTTGTTGATCCCGATCGCGATAGTGTCGCCACAGTCGCTCTCGGCCGGGCACGATGCGCTTCACGCTGATCTGGCGATCGGCGCCTCGCTTGGTTTCATCCTGATCGTGCTGTTCGCCAAGAGCGCCGCGTCGATCGTATCGCTCGGATTTGGATTTCGGGGCGGCCTGTTCTTTGCGTCGCTGTTCCTCGGAACGTTGATCGGTCACCTCTTCGCCGAAATTCTGACATTGATGGTCGGACATCCCGTGGTTGATCCGCGCAATGCCGCGCTAGTCGGGATGGCGGCGTTCGCCGTCGCGGTCGTGGGCGGGCCGATGACGATGGCAATGCTTGTCCTGCAAGCGACGCATGATTTTTCTCTGACGGGGGCCGTCATTGCTGCGTCATTGGTGTCCTCAACCATCGTGCGCGAGCTGTTCGGCTATTCGTTTTCGACGTGGCGACTTCATCTGCGCGGCGAAACTATCAAGAGCGCGCGCGACGTGGGATGGGTGAAGACCCTTACCGCGGGGCGGATGATGCGAAAGGAAACCAAGCCAACGCCCGCCTCCATGTCGATCGCGGAGTTTCGGCGTACCTTCCCGCTCGGATCGACCAGCAGGGTTGTCTTGGCCAACGCGCAAGATGTCTATGCCGGTATCGTAGTCGTACCGGCCGCCTATGCGGAAGGGCTCGATCCGAACGCCAGCGTCGCCACACTCGCCTCAGGGCACGACGTGGCGCTGACGCCGGATATGGACATAGCCGCAGTGATGACGAATTTCGATGAAGCACGCACCGATGAACTTGCCGTGTTGTCGGCCGATCGTCATGTGCTCGGCCTCGTCTCGGAAACCTATGTCCGGCGGCGCTATACTGAAGAGTTGGAAAAGGCACAGCGCGAGCTTTTCGGCGAGCGCTGA
- a CDS encoding Cu(I)-responsive transcriptional regulator, whose protein sequence is MNIGGASGASGVSQRMIRHYEKIGLIPSAARRDSGYRDYSEADVHRLRFIANARDLGFPIEEIRQLLCLWSDRDRASSEVKMLAESRAADLGRKADALNAMREALLDLAKGCHGNERPECPILARLAS, encoded by the coding sequence GTGAACATAGGTGGCGCGTCGGGCGCGAGCGGGGTCTCGCAGCGGATGATCCGCCACTATGAGAAGATCGGCCTCATCCCGTCGGCCGCGCGGCGGGATAGTGGCTATCGCGACTACAGCGAAGCCGACGTCCATCGGCTTCGTTTTATTGCAAATGCCCGCGATCTCGGCTTTCCGATCGAAGAAATCCGACAGCTGCTTTGTCTGTGGTCCGATCGCGATCGCGCCAGTTCGGAGGTCAAGATGTTGGCGGAATCGCGCGCCGCCGACCTTGGGCGGAAGGCGGATGCGCTCAACGCCATGCGGGAAGCGTTGCTCGACTTGGCAAAAGGCTGCCACGGCAATGAGCGACCCGAATGTCCGATACTCGCGCGTCTGGCCTCCTGA
- the lgt gene encoding prolipoprotein diacylglyceryl transferase codes for MHHIQFAGLGLHPVALSLGPLDLRWYSLAYIAGIVAGWWYLLRLLAQPAAPMISAQADDLVFYATLGVILGGRLGYVIFYGPEMILHPLQILKLWDGGMSFHGGAAGVSLALILFARRHGLDWLRVHDYVACTVPIGLFFGRLANFVNGELWGKPSDLPWAIVFPGSHDGLARHPSQLYEAGLEGLALFAVLACLFWFTNARRRPGMLVGVFLIGYGLARFTVEFFREPDAQLVGFAARTGLHMGQWLTLPMFVGGFYLIATSAGRTRRLDTATTVSQI; via the coding sequence ATGCACCATATTCAGTTTGCCGGTCTGGGCCTCCACCCGGTCGCGCTTTCCCTAGGCCCGCTCGATCTGCGCTGGTATTCACTCGCCTACATCGCGGGCATCGTCGCGGGCTGGTGGTATCTGCTTCGGCTGCTGGCCCAACCCGCGGCTCCAATGATCAGCGCGCAAGCTGATGATCTCGTGTTCTACGCGACCCTGGGTGTCATCCTGGGGGGTCGGCTCGGTTATGTGATCTTTTATGGACCCGAAATGATCCTCCATCCCCTGCAGATTTTGAAGCTGTGGGATGGCGGCATGTCATTTCACGGGGGCGCTGCCGGTGTATCGCTCGCGCTGATCCTCTTCGCGCGTCGGCACGGCTTAGATTGGTTGCGTGTCCACGATTACGTCGCCTGCACGGTGCCGATCGGCCTGTTTTTCGGCCGCCTCGCCAACTTCGTGAACGGTGAGCTGTGGGGAAAGCCATCCGATCTGCCGTGGGCGATCGTGTTCCCGGGAAGCCATGACGGCCTCGCCCGGCATCCAAGCCAACTCTATGAGGCCGGACTTGAAGGGTTGGCACTGTTTGCCGTGCTCGCCTGCTTGTTCTGGTTCACCAATGCCCGCCGAAGGCCCGGTATGCTAGTCGGGGTGTTCCTCATCGGCTATGGCCTGGCCCGGTTCACGGTAGAGTTTTTCCGCGAGCCTGATGCCCAGCTCGTCGGTTTCGCGGCGCGAACCGGCCTCCACATGGGTCAGTGGCTCACCTTGCCGATGTTCGTCGGCGGATTTTACCTGATTGCCACGTCCGCGGGCCGCACGCGTCGCTTGGATACAGCGACCACCGTCTCGCAAATATGA
- a CDS encoding metal/formaldehyde-sensitive transcriptional repressor produces MAHLSETNADLVARVRRIAGQVGAVERALQSDSSCSDVLHLVAAVRGAVNGLMYEIIAEHLEAHVSRAGLEDAERAAGAKELLAVIRRYSK; encoded by the coding sequence ATGGCTCACTTGTCCGAAACGAATGCTGATCTGGTGGCGCGCGTGCGCCGAATTGCGGGACAGGTCGGGGCGGTCGAGCGCGCACTACAATCGGATTCCTCCTGTTCCGACGTGCTGCACCTGGTCGCGGCGGTGCGTGGTGCGGTGAATGGCCTCATGTACGAAATCATTGCCGAGCATCTGGAAGCGCATGTGTCCCGCGCAGGGCTCGAAGACGCCGAGCGGGCGGCCGGCGCCAAAGAATTGCTGGCGGTGATCCGCCGCTACTCCAAATAG
- a CDS encoding flagellar biosynthetic protein FliQ, translated as MAKTDWNYRSRSMSLAPQQPQVATSGGDDTIIDGGEMETYSPFSVSMGQALWVIMLVAGPPLIIMLVVGLIISMIQAATSINEQTVSFVPKLLAFILFLALYGVTVGDLLIDYTRDLLVHIPDDIR; from the coding sequence GTGGCGAAGACGGATTGGAATTACCGATCGCGCTCCATGTCGCTCGCCCCGCAACAACCACAGGTCGCAACGTCAGGGGGCGACGACACCATCATCGACGGGGGAGAGATGGAGACCTACAGCCCTTTTTCGGTTTCGATGGGCCAGGCGCTTTGGGTGATCATGCTTGTCGCTGGACCCCCGCTGATAATCATGCTCGTGGTCGGGCTTATAATCTCGATGATCCAGGCTGCGACGTCGATCAATGAACAGACCGTGAGCTTCGTCCCCAAGCTCCTGGCGTTCATCTTGTTCCTCGCGCTGTACGGGGTAACCGTTGGCGATCTCCTGATCGACTACACCCGTGACCTGCTGGTGCATATTCCAGACGATATCCGATGA
- a CDS encoding heavy metal translocating P-type ATPase, translated as MMVDPTATPHHASHDGEDYHFCSAGCRTKFAADPVRYLSAGDTEAAVAQPGAIWTCPMHPEIRQDHPGPCPICGMALEPDLVTADTGPSGELLDMSRRFWIALLLTIPVFVLEMGSHLFPALHDLVPARLSGWLQFALATPVVLWAGWPFFERGWVSIRTRNLNMFTLIAMGTGVAWAYSVVATFAPRIFPAAFRMMDGTVAIYFEAAAVITVLVLLGQVLELRARERTSGAIKALLNLSPKTARRIGANGDDEEVSLDQVAVGDRLRVRPGEKVPVDGKVEEGRSSLDESMVTGESMPVTKALGDVVIGGTINQSGALVIRAEKVGRDTMLARIVQMVADAQRSRAPIQRLADQVAGWFVPAVLLIALIAFGVWGIWGPEPRLAHGLIAAVAVLIIACPCALGLATPMSIMVGIGRGAGLGVLIKNAEALERMEKVDTLVVDKTGTLTEGRPSVTRIIPAAGYQETEVLRLAAGVERASEHPLALAVVAAAKDRGIALPEVTDFDSPTGKGAIGTVDGKRITLGNARFLSESGIDVSALERQADELRQDGATAIFLGIDGQAAGILAIADAIKATTAEAIAALRKEGIRVVMLTGDNRTTAQAVGRKLGIDDVEAEVLPDQKSAVVARLKAEGRIVAMAGDGVNDAPALAAADVGIAMGSGTDVAIESAGVTLLKGDLNGIVRARRLSEATMSNIRQNLFFAFIYNAAGIPIAAGLLYPIFGILLSPIIAAAAMALSSASVATNALRLNRVTL; from the coding sequence ATGATGGTCGATCCCACGGCAACGCCACATCATGCCTCGCATGACGGCGAGGACTATCATTTCTGCAGCGCCGGCTGCCGCACGAAGTTTGCCGCCGACCCGGTGCGCTACTTGTCCGCGGGTGACACAGAGGCGGCGGTCGCCCAACCAGGCGCGATCTGGACCTGCCCGATGCACCCGGAGATCCGCCAAGACCATCCCGGGCCATGCCCGATCTGCGGCATGGCGCTCGAACCGGACCTCGTGACGGCAGACACCGGGCCAAGCGGCGAACTGCTGGATATGTCCCGGCGTTTCTGGATCGCGCTGTTGCTCACGATCCCGGTCTTTGTCCTGGAGATGGGCAGCCACCTGTTCCCAGCGCTGCACGATCTTGTGCCGGCCCGTCTATCGGGATGGTTGCAATTCGCGCTGGCAACCCCGGTCGTACTCTGGGCAGGCTGGCCATTCTTTGAACGCGGTTGGGTGTCCATCCGGACGCGCAACCTCAACATGTTCACGCTCATCGCAATGGGGACGGGCGTGGCCTGGGCCTATAGCGTGGTCGCAACCTTCGCTCCGAGGATCTTCCCCGCAGCGTTTCGGATGATGGACGGCACAGTCGCAATCTATTTTGAGGCCGCCGCCGTCATCACCGTTCTCGTGCTGCTGGGACAGGTGCTCGAGCTACGTGCCCGAGAACGGACCTCAGGCGCGATCAAGGCGCTGCTCAACCTCTCGCCCAAGACCGCGCGCCGCATTGGCGCGAACGGGGATGACGAGGAGGTGTCGCTCGACCAGGTCGCTGTCGGCGATCGTCTCCGTGTTCGACCGGGTGAAAAGGTGCCGGTCGATGGGAAGGTCGAGGAGGGCCGATCCTCGCTCGATGAGTCAATGGTGACGGGAGAATCGATGCCGGTCACGAAGGCGCTCGGCGACGTGGTCATCGGCGGAACGATCAATCAGAGCGGCGCGCTCGTCATCCGCGCCGAGAAGGTCGGCCGCGACACGATGCTCGCGCGCATCGTCCAGATGGTCGCTGACGCGCAGCGTTCGCGGGCACCTATCCAGCGACTGGCCGATCAGGTCGCGGGATGGTTCGTGCCCGCCGTTCTGCTGATCGCGCTCATTGCCTTTGGAGTATGGGGTATCTGGGGGCCGGAGCCGCGCCTCGCCCATGGCCTGATCGCCGCCGTCGCCGTCCTCATCATCGCCTGCCCCTGCGCCTTGGGGCTGGCGACGCCGATGTCGATCATGGTCGGCATCGGCCGGGGCGCTGGGCTCGGCGTGCTGATCAAGAATGCCGAAGCCCTGGAGCGGATGGAGAAAGTCGACACGCTGGTCGTCGACAAGACAGGCACGCTGACCGAGGGACGGCCATCGGTCACCCGCATCATTCCCGCGGCAGGCTATCAGGAGACCGAGGTGCTGCGGCTCGCCGCCGGCGTGGAGCGGGCGTCCGAACATCCGCTGGCACTGGCCGTGGTCGCCGCCGCCAAGGATAGGGGGATTGCGCTTCCCGAGGTCACCGACTTTGATTCACCGACCGGCAAGGGCGCGATCGGCACGGTGGATGGCAAGCGCATCACGCTCGGCAACGCCCGTTTCCTGTCAGAAAGCGGGATCGACGTCAGCGCACTCGAGCGGCAGGCGGACGAACTGCGCCAGGATGGTGCGACCGCCATCTTCCTCGGCATCGACGGGCAGGCGGCCGGAATTCTTGCCATTGCCGATGCGATCAAGGCGACGACAGCCGAGGCCATCGCGGCGCTTCGCAAGGAGGGCATAAGGGTTGTGATGCTGACGGGCGACAATCGCACTACGGCGCAAGCGGTTGGGCGGAAGCTCGGGATCGACGATGTCGAAGCCGAAGTGCTGCCGGATCAAAAGAGCGCAGTAGTCGCGCGACTGAAGGCTGAGGGCCGTATCGTCGCCATGGCCGGCGACGGGGTCAATGACGCGCCTGCGCTCGCGGCGGCTGATGTCGGCATCGCGATGGGCTCCGGCACCGATGTCGCGATTGAAAGCGCGGGCGTGACGCTGCTGAAGGGTGACCTGAACGGCATTGTCCGTGCGCGCCGGTTGAGCGAGGCGACGATGTCCAATATCCGTCAGAACCTGTTCTTCGCTTTCATCTACAACGCCGCAGGTATCCCGATCGCAGCGGGGCTGCTCTATCCGATCTTCGGCATCCTCCTCTCCCCGATCATCGCGGCAGCGGCGATGGCATTGTCCTCGGCCAGCGTGGCCACCAACGCGCTCCGCCTTAATCGGGTGACGTTGTGA